In Mercurialis annua linkage group LG5, ddMerAnnu1.2, whole genome shotgun sequence, a single genomic region encodes these proteins:
- the LOC126682804 gene encoding uncharacterized protein LOC126682804, which translates to MNNFLRRNDDDDEKGLLWKLPEVRFKEFGKLGPAFGLGAGCGVGFGIGLVGGIGLGPGIPGLQMGIGFGAGCGIGYGFGYGVGKGVAHDDKRRYSNVGNLFHSHANHLPTQDEIASVIDELVINTKKLVKATSREIEKWRK; encoded by the exons ATGAACAATTTTTTGAGAAGAaacgatgatgatgatgaaaaGGGTTTGCTTTGGAAGCTTCCAGAAGTCAGATTCAAAGAATTTGGAAAACTGGGCCCCGCTTTCGGCCTCGGCGCCGGCTGCGGTGTTGGCTTCGGCATTGGCCTCGTCGGAG GGATAGGACTGGGACCTGGAATTCCTGGATTGCAAATGGGCATCGGGTTCGGAGCAGGATGTGGAATCGGGTATGGGTTCGGGTATGGAGTGGGTAAAGGCGTAGCTCATGATGACAAGAGAAGGTACTCTAATGTTGGCAACCTCTTTCATTCTCACGCAAACCATCTTCCTACCCA GGATGAAATTGCTAGCGTTATCGATGAGCTAGTGATCAACACAAAGAAGCTAGTCAAAGCAACATCAAGAGAAATAGAGAAGTGGAGAAAATGA
- the LOC126682088 gene encoding uncharacterized protein LOC126682088: protein MSREYQIDELELEEAIRDAQYESNTIEIEMPNAPENENGLESEIIRVVGELNRTERQIQEIHGSEIFRDIQYVYVRGNQGRGGRRGRAGRGNGEAARGSIGNLIERGRGTGKTLRGRFSRMVRNKCTQDNVFLNDENFQQPPNDDDHEWNADNEEDMGSDSLVSTDDEYMEDEILLSGDEKLSDAGSDKSIAAITTSESDGEYESMRSSKRNGNFDPFKEMEVVSFTRTDDGDIILKENQVFDDVYEYRKVLRDYAIKGGYLLHWKVNDKNRVTVLCKGDGCQWRVHASALCDKHTFMIKTLIDEHSCIRPTDNKNPNANTKWVTSKLHEKLAVDGNMSYDLMEKEMQQNWGIQPPKWQLYKARNAVKESVEGSHAESYKFLKVYIKNLMNINPGTFVKFEHYERQNMDEPGQFKRIFIAFEPLIIGFLEGCRPLIGVDGCHLKGPYGGCLLNAVALGGNRGILPIAIAIVEGECYQSWEFFLDCLKQCIGGEDEGKHYTFMSDRQKGLIEAVSNIFPTATHRYCCRHIFSNFIKQFPEISLRPKFWMAARSTTGFSFWAVMKEIQKIDNGKASKWLLKIKLKHWCKHAFTKDAKSDLISNNMSESFNAWIGKLRGMPITTLLDCFREKCMVR, encoded by the exons ATGAGCAGAGAGTATCAAATTGATGAG ttGGAGTTAGAGGAAGCCATTAGAGATGCTCAATATGAATCAAACACAATAGAAATAGAAATGCCTAATGCACCAGAAAATGAAAATGGATTAGAATCAGAAATTATAAGGGTTGTTGGTGAGTTAAACAGAACTGAAAGACAAATACAAGAAATTCATGGTTCTGAAATTTTTAGGGATATTCAATACGTATATGTAAGGGGAAATCAAGGTAGAGGTGGAAGAAGAGGTAGGGCTGGTAGAGGAAATGGTGAGGCAGCTAGAGGAAGTATTGGGAATCTAATAGAAAGGGGAAGAGGAACGGGTAAAACTTTAAGAGGAAGGTTTTCCAGGATGGTTCGCAATAAATGTACCCAAGATAATGTCTTCTTAAATGATGAGAATTTTCAGCAACCTCCAAATGATGATGATCATGAATGGAATGCAGATAATGAAGAAGATATGGGTAGTGATAGCTTAGTAAGTACAGACGATGAATATATGGAggatgaaattttattaagtggtgATGAGAAACTAAGTGATGCAGGTTCTGATAAGTCAATTGCTGCAATCACAACCAGTGAGAGTGATGGTGAGTATGAATCAATGAGATCATCTAAAAGAAATGGTAATTTTGACCCTTTCAAAGAAATGGAAGTCGTTTCTTTTACTCGCACTGATGACGGCGATATAATTTTGAAAGAGAACCAGGTGTTTGATGATGTCTATGAATATAGAAAGGTTCTTAGGGATTATGCAATTAAAGGGGGATATTTGCTACATTGGAAGGTGAATGATAAAAATAGGGTAACAGTACTTTGCAAAGGGGATGGATGCCAATGGAGGGTACATGCCTCTGCTTTATGTGATAAGCATACCTTCATGATAAAAACTTTGATTGATGAGCATAGCTGCATTAGACCCACTGATAATAAAAATCCAAATGCAAATACAAAATGGGTTACAAGCAAACTTCATGAGAAACTAGCTGTGGATGGGAACATGAGCTATGATCTAATGGAGAAAGAAATGCAGCAGAATTGGGGCATTCAACCTCCCAAATGGCAGTTGTACAAAGCAAGAAATGCAGTAAAAGAATCAGTAGAGGGATCACACGCTGAGTCTTATAAGTTCTTAAAGGTGTATATCAAAAATCTAATGAACATTAATCctggaacatttgtaaagtttgaGCATTATGAGAGACAAAATATGGATGAACCAGGTCAATTCAAGAGAATTTTTATAGCATTTGAACCTTTGATCATTGGATTTCTTGAGGGTTGTAGACCTTTAATAGGAGTTGATGGGTGTCATTTGAAAGGTCCATATGGAGGCTGTCTTCTTAATGCTGTAGCTTTGGGTGGAAATAGAGGAATCCTGCCTATAGCAATTGCAATTGTTGAAGGGGAGTGTTATCAAAGCTGGGAGTTTTTTCTAGACTGTTTAAAACAATGTATTGGAGGAGAAGATGAAGGCAAACACTATACATTCATGTCAGATAGACAAaag GGGTTGATTGAGGCAGTGTCCAACATATTTCCAACAGCTACACACAGATATTGTTGTAGACATATCTTCTCCAATTTCATCAAACAATTTCCTGAAATTTCTCTAAGGCCGAAGTTTTGGATGGCAGCACGAAGCACAACTGGATTTTCATTTTGGGCTGTAATGAAAGAGATACAGAAAATTGATAATGGTAAGGCTAGTAAGTGGTTATTAAAGATAAAGCTAAAGCATTGGTGTAAACATGCTTTTACTAAAGATGCTAAAAGTGACCTTATTAGTAATAATATGTCTGAATCATTTAATGCTTGGATTGGAAAGTTACGAGGGATGCCTATTACCACCTTATTAGACTGTTTTAGGGAAAAATGCATGGTTAGATGA